In Dioscorea cayenensis subsp. rotundata cultivar TDr96_F1 chromosome 13, TDr96_F1_v2_PseudoChromosome.rev07_lg8_w22 25.fasta, whole genome shotgun sequence, the sequence GCCATTTTTCAAAAGTCGATTTATTTTGTAATCTAATATTAGTCTTGTTTTTAGTGATATTTGGCAGAACGGTTTGTCATGCCAGACATTGTATCTACAATCTTCTCCAATGCGCAAACTCAACATTAGTGGGAAGTTTCTGCAGTTGCAAACTCTTAACTTGGATTTCAGTCTTTCCCTGACTGGTTTCCATATAAGTTGTTTGAGCTGCATGCCAAAGCTAATGCACCTATCTATGTGTGGGACAAGAGTTGCTAATCTTTCAATGACATGCGCTGCTCTATCAAAATTACGATCTCTGACTGAACTCCGTTTTCAGAATTGTTTGTGTTGCTCTGGCACTGGATCATGTCCAACATCAGAGAAGGCATTAAGTTCAGCGTCGTCAGGTGCGCTATCTTGGTTCTATCAAAATATGAGAATCTGTAAGTCTGATGATGGTCCCTTGACAAATTATGAGTTGCCTCAAAGCACAATCAATGAATCATTGGATTTAAGTGAATTAAATTCAAGTAATCACCAGTGTAGTGATGAATTCACTAAATTTGATCATCAGATTAGTTCTGAGTTTATGGAAGAAATCCTGCTTCCAAGCACAGAGGTGAAGATCAATACTGATGAAATTGATGGTGAATATCCATATGATAATGGTATAAGTGGCCATGCAGATATAGGTAAAGTCCCGAATCTACCCAATCAGAAGGATTTGTTATCGAGCATTCATGTGAAAGATCTTGATCAGTTTTCTCCGAGACAGTATGTTTCACATCATCCTTCACCTGTTTGTTTTGATAAACACTACAGAGAATATATGATATCTTCACTGCCTTGTTTGAAGGTATTGGATAATTCAAGTGTCACTGACACCGAAAGAGAAAACGCCAATTTGATATTCAAGAAACATTATGAATATCTACCATACAATAGACAATGCAAAGAAAGTGTTGTCAGTATCTTGTCGAATCGTGAACTTGGAAGCAATGTTTCTCACAAGAAGGTAAAATCTTCTCATTGTCAACGAAATTATTCTAAAGGAAGTCGGCATTCGATTTCCAGATCGATTTCCACTGCCAAAATGAGTTCCTCCCCATGGCCTCTTCTGCAGCTGATTCCCAAATTTAGAAATGGTGCAGGAGAAGAAGTCATCGGTTCTAATCCAAGACAATTTGAGTACCATCCTTGTAATCCTAGTCTCATGGCTTTAGGAACTCTGGATGGTGAACTAGTCATTATCAACCATGAATCCCAGAAACTTGTCGGCTATCTTCCTTCAGTCGGGGCAATGCACAGCATACTGGGCCTCTGTTGGCTTAAGAACAATCCTTCAAAGGTATGCAATcatcaaactaatttttttattgacgCGGAATGATGCATTTGCAAATTGTTAACTTGAAATCGGTCTTATGGTGAATTGCAGCTCATTGCTGGCTCGGACAATGGCTCCTTAAGATTACACGATGTGTGTAAAATGCCGTCACGAGTTACTGGTCAATATTGCAGCAAAGATGCTGCCATACACAATTTCAATGAATTTGAGCAGTTGACATCACTGAGTATAAATTCAACAGACGAATATTTTATCGCAAGTGGATTCTCAAAACACGTAGCTTTGTACAACATAGGCAGCGGGAAGCGCGTGCAGATCTTTAAAGATTTACATCAAGAACACATCAATGTTGTCAGGTTTGCAAACCATTCCCCTACTGTATTTTCTACAGTATCATTCGACCGAAAGATCAAGATGTGGGACTTGAGGCAAGGAACATCACAACCTTGTTACACTGCCTCAAGCACAAGAGGAAATGTCATGGTTTGCTTTTCTCCTGATGATCATTATCTACTTTCATCAGCTGTCGACAATGAGGTACTTGACACAATCTTGAGCATTCCTTCAAACCGATAAGTCTTAAAATGACCATTTCATGCAGGTTAAGCAACTTTTAGCTGTCGATGGACGTCTTCATACCGTATTTGATATCACTTCAACTGGAAGCAATCTAAACTTCACCCGGTCATACTACATGAATGGAAGGGACTATATGATCAGTGGGAGTTGCGAGGAAAACATCATTCGTGTTTGCTGTACTCAAACCGGTCGACGACTAAGAGATATTTCTTTCGAGGTACTCAAATCTTTAGTTTGTTCTTCTCACAAGTTTACGGCATTTGTAAAGTAtgataaatttttctaaatgaCAGGGCAAAAGCTCGAGGAATTCCATGTTTGTTCAGTCTTTAAGGGGTGATCCTTTCAGGGTGAGAAATTCAGTTTTACCATCACTGAAAACAtaacacaaataacataatACATGATCGATGAAATGTTAATATGTTTTATCTGCTCAGGTTTTTCATATGAGTGTCCTCGCAGCGTATTCAGGACATCGAAGCAAGACGGAGattataaaagtatatattttgattttggttATCTTTTTTGTTTGAGAATTCTAATGGAAAATGAGAACTTGTAGATTAACTTTCCAGATTTCTGAATTTGTTTGCAGGTTAACTTAGTTTCCTCTGATGAGTGTCAGTGAACTAGACCAGCTCTGTGCTATTCTCAGTTTCAAGTCTTTAAAGTTCACAGTAAATAATGGTATTTCTTTGCCCACCTTTTTTAtctaagaaaattttatttaacattgtaAATATGTGTGATTAATTTTTGGGTTTTCATGctgtatatttctttttaaaaaattcatctgTATTTTATTACCTTATtgaataaaatgatattttaagtGTAAACCAAAAATCTAGAGTAGCATGGATTGTGTTGATTAGGGGATAAAATTGTGatgttaattgaatttttttaaatattgagttaaagaaaaaaaaatttatttgaactaaaaaataaagttttggCTTTTAAGTACAACttgtcaaaattaaatattttaaaattaaaatttattttactaGTTATTTTTTTCCGGTTCTAtttacttgtccaccttaactaatttatgttcattaaaaaaatcggttaaaattgattattaatttaaattttattaatttttttaaaatttaattatattatttatttactctttcaaaacaatattttagttattaaaaattttgaaaaatataaaagtatattaaaaataaagagtaaaattaaaaaaaataatgtaatgtttcataattttttttaaataaaatataaaaaaagacaaaaaaaaaccctaccACAAAGGAGAGAGGGACTAATAATTAGTGtttatcaatattaatatttttaaattaatagttaaatatatttatttacatagtTAAATTTCCCCAACCAAAGACATGCCtttgtttattgaaaaataaaaataaaatgatgagaaaACAGGTAAAAAGTAAGAAGATAAGTAGTACAGAAAAATTTTAATGAGCGAATCATTACAACCCCAATTTATGAAAAGGTCTAgtaataaaacctttaaaattTACCGtaccaaaattttcaattaaaaaaacaaaaagaagaaagtaagAAACGGGTATGTCCCTTtgggaaatatttttaaaggctttacttttttgtttttgtttttgttttt encodes:
- the LOC120274814 gene encoding uncharacterized protein LOC120274814, which produces MAFQLRYLGCCRKHQVQSNPSFLSSFLKLKNQTMCQEQCVLEISVDQLVNSDVPTLIDALSNINLFGIDAIDVRQRSSCLQLDEDFVLSLLQAVNCKLRVVEFIDSSYLKKILRDIWQNGLSCQTLYLQSSPMRKLNISGKFLQLQTLNLDFSLSLTGFHISCLSCMPKLMHLSMCGTRVANLSMTCAALSKLRSLTELRFQNCLCCSGTGSCPTSEKALSSASSGALSWFYQNMRICKSDDGPLTNYELPQSTINESLDLSELNSSNHQCSDEFTKFDHQISSEFMEEILLPSTEVKINTDEIDGEYPYDNGISGHADIGKVPNLPNQKDLLSSIHVKDLDQFSPRQYVSHHPSPVCFDKHYREYMISSLPCLKVLDNSSVTDTERENANLIFKKHYEYLPYNRQCKESVVSILSNRELGSNVSHKKVKSSHCQRNYSKGSRHSISRSISTAKMSSSPWPLLQLIPKFRNGAGEEVIGSNPRQFEYHPCNPSLMALGTLDGELVIINHESQKLVGYLPSVGAMHSILGLCWLKNNPSKLIAGSDNGSLRLHDVCKMPSRVTGQYCSKDAAIHNFNEFEQLTSLSINSTDEYFIASGFSKHVALYNIGSGKRVQIFKDLHQEHINVVRFANHSPTVFSTVSFDRKIKMWDLRQGTSQPCYTASSTRGNVMVCFSPDDHYLLSSAVDNEVKQLLAVDGRLHTVFDITSTGSNLNFTRSYYMNGRDYMISGSCEENIIRVCCTQTGRRLRDISFEGKSSRNSMFVQSLRGDPFRVFHMSVLAAYSGHRSKTEIIKVNLVSSDECQ